In one window of Vibrio sp. DW001 DNA:
- the flgB gene encoding flagellar basal body rod protein FlgB has translation MAISFNNALGIHQHTVGTRERNAEIISTNIAQANTPGYKSKGMDFQRALQAATSEANFGLNRTNERHIAASSNVTGDVKYRVPTQPDTGDGNTVDVDLERNLFMQNQIRHQASLDFLGGKFKNLTKAIRGE, from the coding sequence ATGGCCATTTCTTTTAACAACGCTTTAGGTATTCACCAACATACTGTTGGTACACGTGAACGCAATGCAGAGATAATCTCTACAAACATTGCGCAAGCGAATACGCCGGGCTATAAGTCAAAAGGAATGGATTTTCAAAGAGCACTTCAGGCGGCAACGTCAGAGGCAAACTTTGGTCTTAATCGTACCAACGAGCGGCATATCGCTGCCTCTTCCAATGTGACTGGGGATGTGAAGTACCGAGTTCCTACACAGCCTGACACTGGTGATGGCAATACTGTAGATGTGGATCTGGAGCGTAACTTGTTTATGCAGAACCAGATCAGACACCAAGCATCACTAGATTTCTTAGGTGGTAAATTTAAGAATTTAACCAAGGCAATAAGAGGGGAATAA
- the flgC gene encoding flagellar basal body rod protein FlgC, which produces MSLFNVFNVTGSAMSAESVRLNTTSSNLANADSISGSAKETYRARHAVFGAELNKAGFNRDHNVPVKVLGIVESDKPLQAEYNPEHPLANDEGYIYKPNVNVMEEMANMISASRSYQTNVQVADASKQMLLRTLQMGQ; this is translated from the coding sequence ATGAGTTTATTTAACGTATTCAATGTGACGGGTTCTGCGATGAGTGCTGAGTCTGTTCGTCTAAATACAACCTCAAGTAACCTTGCCAATGCAGACAGCATTAGTGGCTCAGCAAAAGAGACATATAGAGCTCGTCATGCTGTATTTGGTGCAGAGTTAAATAAGGCCGGTTTTAACCGTGATCATAATGTTCCGGTTAAGGTGTTAGGAATTGTCGAGAGCGATAAGCCTCTTCAAGCGGAGTATAACCCCGAGCATCCACTCGCTAACGATGAAGGCTATATTTACAAGCCAAACGTTAATGTAATGGAAGAAATGGCAAATATGATTTCTGCTTCCCGTTCATATCAAACGAATGTCCAGGTTGCAGATGCAAGTAAACAAATGCTGCTGCGTACGCTGCAGATGGGTCAATAA